One Erysipelothrix amsterdamensis DNA window includes the following coding sequences:
- the pth gene encoding aminoacyl-tRNA hydrolase: protein MKVIVGLGNPGKQYENTRHNAGFLVIDEVASKLGVSISTNKFKALIAETFVGTEKVVLVKPQTYMNLSGEAVGEVMRYYNVDLEDLLVISDDMDITVGSLRLREKGSSGGQKGIKSIIDHLGSNEFLRLKVGIGKSTQIKTVDWVLGKIDEDTAISLGAKCVSDFISGKRTDQLMNEYNIRV, encoded by the coding sequence ATGAAAGTTATCGTAGGATTAGGAAATCCAGGAAAACAATATGAGAATACAAGACATAATGCCGGTTTTCTTGTGATTGATGAGGTTGCATCGAAATTAGGTGTTTCAATCTCAACCAATAAATTTAAAGCTCTCATTGCAGAGACATTTGTAGGAACAGAGAAAGTAGTTTTAGTCAAACCACAAACTTATATGAATCTCTCAGGTGAAGCTGTTGGGGAGGTCATGCGTTATTATAATGTCGATTTAGAGGATCTTCTTGTAATTAGTGATGATATGGATATAACGGTAGGATCTCTCAGATTGAGAGAAAAAGGTTCGTCGGGTGGACAAAAAGGGATTAAGAGTATTATTGATCACTTAGGATCTAATGAATTCTTAAGGCTTAAAGTTGGAATTGGTAAGAGCACTCAAATTAAAACCGTTGATTGGGTTCTCGGTAAAATTGATGAAGATACGGCGATTTCTTTAGGTGCTAAATGTGTTAGTGACTTTATTAGTGGAAAACGCACTGATCAGCTGATGAATGAATACAATATAAGAGTCTAG
- a CDS encoding protein jag: MKQYTARSLDDVLKNVAKEKNVEQSDLIYYVIEEKSGFLGIGSSVTAEVFALDDVKLFVEEYFEKFFTGLGLKVEQEITVKNNNVKVSLNADNNAILIGKNGKSLEGMNMLLKHVVNSEFKRRFYVMIDINNYKTDRYQKLKAMAKRIAKNVSRSKIDASLDPMPNDERRVIHKELTNFPGIRTQSEGSGRDRHLKIVYDPNKE; this comes from the coding sequence GTGAAGCAATATACAGCTAGGTCTTTAGATGATGTTCTTAAAAATGTCGCTAAAGAAAAGAATGTTGAACAAAGTGATCTTATCTATTATGTCATTGAAGAGAAATCAGGTTTCTTAGGCATCGGGTCGAGTGTTACTGCTGAAGTGTTTGCCCTTGATGATGTCAAATTGTTTGTTGAAGAATATTTTGAAAAATTCTTTACAGGTTTGGGATTAAAAGTTGAACAAGAAATTACTGTCAAAAATAATAACGTTAAGGTTTCATTAAATGCTGACAACAATGCAATCCTCATTGGTAAAAATGGGAAGTCATTGGAAGGTATGAATATGTTACTTAAACATGTAGTAAATTCAGAGTTTAAACGTCGTTTTTATGTCATGATTGATATAAACAACTATAAAACAGATCGTTATCAAAAGCTTAAGGCAATGGCAAAACGGATTGCTAAAAATGTAAGTCGATCAAAAATTGATGCATCTTTAGACCCTATGCCAAACGACGAACGTCGTGTGATTCATAAAGAATTGACTAATTTCCCAGGAATTCGCACACAGAGCGAAGGTTCTGGAAGAGATCGTCATCTTAAGATTGTATATGATCCAAACAAAGAGTAA
- the yidC gene encoding membrane protein insertase YidC — protein sequence MKKYKKLIIFSILLLALTGCTQVIDPQTKQVYADKIISLGDSWTWGSDTWFGALFVWPIAQALNFFSQYIGTIGSIVVVTLIIKLITIKGSIKATVQQQKMQLIGPEQARIEAKYQGRNDQQAKLQKATEMQKLFEKHEINPMSALGGTFLQLPIMIAMYQAVMRSEAIINGTVFGQTLELTPMQGFTQGNIIIIGIFILMALSQFLSMFLPQYLAKQKIRKRSYEKQPANQANMMMYSSLIMIVVLALNWQVGMSLYWMVSALAQLVQTLFINHKYGAK from the coding sequence ATGAAAAAATATAAAAAACTGATTATTTTCAGTATTTTGCTACTAGCATTAACTGGATGTACTCAAGTTATTGATCCACAAACGAAACAAGTATATGCCGACAAGATTATTAGTTTAGGTGATTCATGGACATGGGGTAGTGATACGTGGTTCGGAGCACTATTTGTATGGCCAATTGCTCAAGCATTAAACTTTTTCTCACAATACATTGGAACAATTGGTTCTATTGTTGTTGTAACATTAATTATTAAACTTATTACAATTAAAGGCTCAATTAAAGCAACTGTGCAACAACAAAAAATGCAATTAATTGGTCCTGAACAAGCACGTATTGAAGCGAAGTATCAAGGTCGTAATGATCAACAAGCCAAACTTCAAAAAGCTACAGAGATGCAGAAATTGTTTGAAAAACATGAAATCAATCCAATGAGTGCTTTAGGAGGAACATTCCTTCAATTGCCTATTATGATTGCAATGTATCAAGCAGTTATGCGTTCAGAAGCAATTATTAATGGTACTGTATTTGGACAAACTTTAGAATTAACGCCTATGCAAGGATTTACACAAGGAAATATTATTATCATTGGAATCTTTATTCTAATGGCTTTATCACAATTCCTTTCAATGTTCTTGCCACAATATCTCGCTAAACAAAAGATTCGCAAACGTTCATATGAAAAACAACCAGCTAATCAAGCAAATATGATGATGTACTCATCATTAATTATGATTGTTGTTCTTGCTCTTAACTGGCAAGTAGGTATGAGTTTATACTGGATGGTTTCGGCTCTTGCACAGTTAGTGCAGACATTATTTATTAATCATAAATACGGCGCAAAATAA
- the rnpA gene encoding ribonuclease P protein component — protein MREEYRVKKAAEFQKIMGARRFKNTKAFTVYIDKRTKDNSRYGIAAPKKLGNAVVRNKTKRQIRSMLQDINMFDTPYDYIVLVRKKYYEQSYEENQKDLENLIKTVKI, from the coding sequence ATGAGAGAAGAATATAGAGTAAAAAAAGCAGCAGAATTTCAAAAAATCATGGGGGCTCGTCGATTTAAAAATACTAAAGCTTTTACAGTATATATAGATAAAAGAACTAAAGATAACTCACGTTATGGAATTGCAGCACCGAAAAAATTAGGAAATGCGGTAGTGCGTAACAAAACAAAACGCCAAATAAGAAGCATGCTCCAAGATATCAATATGTTTGATACTCCTTATGATTACATTGTTCTGGTTCGAAAAAAATATTACGAACAGAGTTATGAGGAAAATCAAAAAGACTTGGAAAACCTTATAAAAACGGTTAAAATATAA